A stretch of DNA from Gymnodinialimonas sp. 57CJ19:
CATCGGGAAGGCTTTGGTAGATCAAACCGGAAGGAAGGTTCACTTGCAGCAGCGTTTTGAACAGCACCACAATCACCACGGCCGACAGGGCCGCCGCGATCAATGTGCGCGGCCGGCGATAGCCAGCGCGAAACGTCAGTGCGACGGCAAACACCAGAGTTGTCAGCAGATAGCCGGCGTAAGGCACGGCACCGGCGTAGGCGATGAACCACACGGCGTATTCCAACGCACAGACCCAAAGCAAGACTTCGCGCCAGCGTCCCTGAATACGCTCTGACCACATCGACCCCAGCAAATGCAGCGCCGAGAAAGCGGCCATGCCACCAAGCGACACAGCGGGCCAAAACCGGGGCTGAGCGAACAGCGCATTGCCATTTCTCCAAGCGGTCTGGTTCATGATCTGCGATAGCAAAAACACAGAAACCAACAGTGCAAACCA
This window harbors:
- a CDS encoding tripartite tricarboxylate transporter TctB family protein, whose amino-acid sequence is MSRVKTLQRLFKRYRRPGDIVFAWFALLVSVFLLSQIMNQTAWRNGNALFAQPRFWPAVSLGGMAAFSALHLLGSMWSERIQGRWREVLLWVCALEYAVWFIAYAGAVPYAGYLLTTLVFAVALTFRAGYRRPRTLIAAALSAVVIVVLFKTLLQVNLPSGLIYQSLPDGMRQIMLTYF